One segment of Paenibacillus pabuli DNA contains the following:
- a CDS encoding MATE family efflux transporter — protein sequence MTAISSTKESLRSDAKDLKLIRLTWPIFLELFLFMLMGSVDTLMLSSVSDNAVSGVGAANQIISIAILVLEVIGHGAAIVVAQYIGSKKLSEAAQVTGNAITLNLVVGLILSVIFLVFGGHLLTLLNIQGEIYDYARSYISIVGGGIFLQALINALAATIRTHGYTKETMYVSVFMNVIHVIGNYALIFGHFGLPKLGVEGAAISTVGSRFICLLIFFWLLYRVSEVRVEFGYYIKLSKNFIGKILRIGIPSAMESMVYHSCQLIFTLYVTYLGAEAMATKQYAGNISSYIYLFSMAIGMGTSIIVGRLVGARRKDEAYKRVFDSVKWALLATVIIDVIIIIFRVPLMGIFTENPEIIKLGAQVLLLSLLLETGRTCNIVIIGSLRAAGDAKFPVYMGLISMVCMSLPLGYLLVFQLDLGLAGVWLAIAADEWTRAVIMYFRWKSRAWEKHELVKHDEDEVAAQPVPAV from the coding sequence ATGACAGCAATATCCTCGACCAAAGAGTCCCTCCGTTCAGATGCCAAGGACCTGAAGCTGATTCGGCTGACCTGGCCAATTTTCCTGGAACTCTTCTTGTTTATGTTGATGGGGAGCGTAGATACGCTCATGCTTAGCTCGGTATCGGATAATGCCGTCTCCGGGGTGGGCGCAGCCAACCAGATTATCTCGATTGCCATTCTTGTACTCGAAGTCATCGGACATGGTGCTGCGATTGTAGTTGCCCAATATATTGGTTCCAAAAAACTGAGTGAAGCAGCTCAGGTTACAGGTAATGCCATCACGCTTAATCTTGTGGTCGGATTGATCCTGAGTGTTATTTTTCTGGTGTTTGGTGGACATTTACTGACACTTCTTAATATTCAAGGCGAAATCTACGATTACGCCCGTTCGTATATAAGCATTGTTGGGGGCGGGATTTTCCTGCAGGCTCTTATCAATGCGCTGGCTGCAACCATTCGTACACACGGGTATACCAAGGAAACCATGTACGTATCTGTGTTTATGAACGTCATCCACGTTATTGGTAACTATGCCCTGATCTTTGGACATTTCGGCCTGCCCAAGCTGGGTGTGGAAGGGGCAGCGATCTCGACGGTGGGAAGCCGTTTCATCTGCCTACTGATCTTCTTCTGGCTTTTGTACCGTGTGAGTGAGGTTCGGGTAGAATTCGGTTACTACATTAAACTGTCCAAAAATTTTATCGGCAAAATTCTGCGAATCGGCATTCCGTCTGCGATGGAATCCATGGTGTATCATTCCTGCCAACTCATATTTACGCTGTACGTGACCTATCTGGGTGCGGAAGCCATGGCAACCAAGCAATATGCCGGCAATATCTCCAGCTATATCTATCTGTTCAGCATGGCGATTGGCATGGGAACGTCCATCATTGTCGGTCGTCTTGTAGGGGCACGCCGCAAAGATGAGGCATACAAACGGGTATTCGACAGTGTAAAATGGGCCCTGCTGGCGACCGTGATCATTGACGTGATCATTATTATTTTCCGCGTGCCATTAATGGGCATTTTTACGGAAAATCCGGAGATTATCAAGCTGGGTGCTCAGGTACTCCTGCTCAGTCTTTTGCTCGAAACCGGACGTACCTGCAACATTGTCATTATCGGTTCCCTGCGTGCGGCAGGGGATGCCAAGTTCCCGGTATATATGGGGTTGATCTCCATGGTGTGCATGAGTCTGCCTCTCGGCTATCTGCTGGTGTTCCAGCTTGATCTGGGACTGGCGGGTGTATGGCTTGCCATAGCGGCGGACGAATGGACACGTGCGGTCATTATGTACTTCCGCTGGAAGAGCCGGGCGTGGGAGAAACATGAATTGGTGAAGCATGATGAGGATGAGGTTGCTGCACAGCCGGTTCCGGCAGTCTGA
- a CDS encoding carbohydrate ABC transporter permease produces MKTDTAVRLPVHPETGQGSEWLRRLGYVLLYVLLSLVAVLQILPLIWLLLFSLKNNQEVFDMAPFALPATPRWENYVKVWTEGNISLYFFNSVWVTVVSVVFTVLFASLVTFAITRMRWKGRSLVLGLFMVGLMIPVHSTLIPLFSLFLKLHLTDHPLSVILSYIAFNMPITIMILLGFYYALPREVEEAAVMDGCSVNRIFFRIVLPMTASVIATTAIINMIYDWNEFIFVNTFISSDAYKTLTVGVQNFIGQYTTDWGAIGATLMISILPILIAFLVLSERIVEGIAAGSVKG; encoded by the coding sequence ATGAAGACGGATACGGCTGTTCGGCTGCCAGTACATCCGGAGACGGGCCAAGGCTCAGAATGGTTAAGAAGGCTTGGATATGTGCTGCTGTATGTGCTCTTGTCTCTGGTGGCTGTGCTTCAGATATTACCCTTGATCTGGCTGCTGTTATTCTCGCTCAAAAATAATCAGGAAGTATTCGACATGGCTCCTTTTGCCCTCCCGGCTACGCCGCGTTGGGAGAACTATGTCAAGGTATGGACGGAAGGCAATATCAGTTTATATTTTTTCAACAGTGTATGGGTCACGGTCGTTTCTGTGGTGTTCACGGTGCTGTTTGCGAGTCTCGTCACATTTGCGATCACACGGATGCGCTGGAAGGGACGTTCACTGGTGCTGGGGCTGTTCATGGTGGGACTGATGATCCCGGTGCACTCCACGCTGATCCCGCTGTTCAGCCTGTTCCTGAAACTGCATCTCACAGACCATCCTTTATCGGTCATTCTGTCTTACATTGCATTTAATATGCCGATCACGATTATGATTCTGCTTGGGTTCTATTATGCACTTCCGAGAGAGGTGGAGGAGGCGGCGGTGATGGACGGATGCTCTGTGAACCGGATCTTCTTCCGCATTGTACTGCCGATGACTGCTTCCGTAATTGCTACAACGGCCATCATTAACATGATCTATGACTGGAACGAATTTATTTTCGTGAACACCTTCATTAGTTCGGATGCATATAAAACGCTGACCGTTGGGGTGCAGAACTTTATTGGACAGTACACCACCGATTGGGGTGCCATTGGGGCTACGCTGATGATCAGCATTCTGCCGATTTTGATTGCGTTTCTGGTGCTGAGTGAACGAATTGTCGAAGGGATTGCTGCGGGGTCCGTCAAAGGTTAA
- a CDS encoding carbohydrate ABC transporter permease: MDKVMSNRLVAALYVLPALLLLLVLVYIPIVLTGYYGLMQWDGIGAMTFIGLDNYARLIQDSTFWQSANHTFLLALFSALSLIGYLMIALVLSGKIKGANVFRKIYLIPMLLSSVAIAQLWLKIYHPSNGVLNTFLEAIGFSNPPAWLAEPSLVLYALFVPILWQYAGFYILIYYAALKNIPESLVEAARIDGANPWQIAFRIKLPLITEVIKVTVVLAVVGSLKYFDLIYVMTDGGPNGSSEVMASYMYRQAFRSFDFGYGSAVGFFLLLICLVVTWLLRKVTASKEPIQYS; encoded by the coding sequence TTGGACAAAGTCATGTCGAACCGTCTGGTTGCTGCGCTGTATGTGCTGCCTGCGCTGCTTCTGCTGCTGGTTCTGGTCTATATCCCGATTGTGCTCACCGGATATTACGGTTTGATGCAATGGGATGGGATCGGGGCGATGACGTTTATTGGTTTGGATAACTACGCCAGATTGATTCAGGACAGCACGTTCTGGCAGAGCGCCAATCATACCTTTTTGCTCGCCTTGTTTTCTGCGCTGAGCCTGATCGGTTATCTGATGATTGCACTCGTGCTGTCAGGCAAGATCAAGGGCGCGAATGTATTTCGAAAAATATATCTGATCCCGATGCTGCTGTCTTCCGTTGCAATTGCCCAGTTATGGCTGAAAATTTATCATCCCAGCAACGGTGTGCTGAACACCTTCCTGGAAGCCATCGGCTTCAGCAATCCGCCGGCGTGGCTGGCGGAGCCCTCGCTGGTGCTGTATGCACTGTTCGTGCCGATCCTGTGGCAGTATGCGGGCTTCTATATTCTGATCTATTATGCTGCGCTGAAAAACATCCCGGAATCTCTGGTCGAGGCTGCCCGAATTGATGGTGCGAATCCGTGGCAGATTGCCTTTCGTATCAAGCTGCCGCTCATCACGGAAGTCATCAAGGTAACCGTAGTGCTTGCCGTGGTGGGCTCGCTCAAGTATTTTGACCTCATCTATGTGATGACCGATGGGGGTCCAAATGGCTCCAGTGAAGTTATGGCCTCCTATATGTACCGTCAGGCCTTCCGCAGCTTCGACTTTGGTTACGGCAGTGCTGTAGGGTTTTTCCTGCTCTTGATCTGTCTGGTGGTCACATGGTTGCTCCGCAAGGTGACGGCTTCCAAAGAACCGATCCAGTATTCCTGA
- a CDS encoding extracellular solute-binding protein has protein sequence MSKKTLAMLLSWTLVLAVILSGCSNAGSGGGNESGSNGSGEGGTADGKVTLKFMHLWPAGSSAQQNKLVNDIIQQYQTDHPNVTIKQEVLENEQYKNKLKILSASNELPDVGVTWAAGFLEPYVKGNLFAPLDELLNGSLGEKFIAGTTEAYAVDSKTYALPIELNISPIYYNKAIFAKYNLQPPATYDEFLNVLKTLTENGEVPIALGNKDRWTGSLWYMYLANRLGGDALEKAISGSGKFEDPALTQAAAEVQKLVDMNAFNKGFNGLSNDEGKSEFMNEKAAMYLMGTWELPNFTTNPDIPQEFKDKVGFFKFPTIDGGKGDINSWVGGPGVGLFVAQNSKVKEEAQKFVQYFVEKWGESSVTEAGVIPATKVDTAAVQLPQLYIDLLNELNQASSLTLFADVQMKPAAAQAHLDMIQALFGKAVTPEDFVKNHQAAIDKGN, from the coding sequence ATGAGCAAAAAAACGCTGGCAATGCTTCTCTCTTGGACGCTGGTTCTCGCTGTCATTTTGTCGGGGTGCAGCAATGCGGGTTCCGGTGGAGGCAACGAATCCGGCAGTAATGGCAGTGGAGAGGGCGGTACCGCAGACGGAAAGGTCACGCTGAAATTTATGCATCTCTGGCCGGCCGGCAGTTCTGCACAGCAGAACAAGCTGGTCAATGATATTATCCAGCAGTATCAGACGGATCATCCAAATGTGACGATCAAGCAGGAAGTGCTGGAGAATGAACAATACAAGAACAAACTGAAGATTTTGTCCGCATCCAATGAACTGCCCGATGTCGGTGTAACCTGGGCCGCAGGCTTCCTGGAGCCTTATGTTAAGGGCAATCTGTTTGCGCCGCTCGATGAACTGCTGAATGGATCCCTTGGTGAGAAGTTCATCGCTGGAACAACAGAGGCTTACGCGGTAGACAGCAAAACCTATGCGCTCCCGATTGAGCTGAATATATCCCCCATTTATTACAACAAAGCGATCTTTGCCAAATATAATTTGCAGCCGCCAGCCACATACGATGAATTCCTGAATGTGCTGAAGACGCTGACCGAGAACGGCGAAGTGCCGATTGCACTCGGGAATAAAGACCGCTGGACCGGTTCACTCTGGTATATGTATCTGGCGAATCGTCTAGGTGGGGATGCGCTGGAGAAAGCGATTAGTGGATCAGGCAAGTTTGAAGATCCTGCTCTGACACAGGCCGCGGCAGAAGTGCAGAAGCTTGTCGATATGAACGCATTCAACAAGGGCTTTAACGGATTATCCAATGACGAAGGCAAATCCGAATTCATGAATGAGAAGGCTGCCATGTACCTGATGGGAACGTGGGAACTTCCGAACTTTACAACGAACCCGGATATTCCGCAGGAATTCAAGGATAAGGTTGGATTTTTCAAATTCCCGACGATTGACGGCGGCAAAGGGGATATCAACAGCTGGGTAGGCGGACCGGGCGTAGGCCTCTTTGTGGCCCAGAACTCCAAAGTGAAGGAAGAAGCACAGAAGTTTGTGCAGTATTTTGTGGAGAAATGGGGCGAAAGCTCCGTGACCGAAGCAGGGGTCATTCCAGCGACCAAAGTCGATACGGCTGCAGTACAGCTGCCACAGCTCTATATCGATCTGCTGAACGAGTTGAATCAGGCGAGCAGCCTGACACTCTTTGCAGATGTGCAGATGAAACCGGCTGCTGCTCAGGCGCACCTGGACATGATTCAGGCACTGTTTGGCAAAGCGGTCACCCCGGAGGACTTTGTGAAGAATCATCAGGCTGCGATCGATAAAGGCAACTGA
- a CDS encoding response regulator produces the protein MIHEKTILIVDDEPRTREGIRKTLEAWSAGRNRIQTAASGVEAREWLASQPADLLITDVRMPEFSGLSLVEAIQQIPGKPAVLIMSGYADFNYAQQAIKLGVVDYLLKPIDKEQLLQTVQKALHVHEQQRRIQTMQEMVDPKLFDVRERREQQGNTPIGEALAYIETHLGEPMTMRELADSLHLNSSYFSVLFKEQVGLNFSEYLMRKRVQRAKELLVQTTMPISEIAERVGYQTDKYFIKVFKSLEGISPSKYRHAVNEKS, from the coding sequence ATGATTCATGAGAAAACAATTCTGATTGTGGACGACGAGCCGCGTACAAGAGAAGGCATACGCAAAACCCTTGAGGCATGGTCTGCCGGGAGGAACCGAATTCAGACTGCCGCGAGCGGTGTTGAAGCCAGGGAATGGCTCGCCAGCCAGCCTGCAGATCTCCTGATCACCGATGTACGCATGCCGGAGTTCTCGGGCTTGTCGCTGGTGGAGGCCATTCAGCAGATTCCCGGGAAGCCGGCTGTCCTCATTATGTCGGGGTATGCGGATTTTAATTATGCCCAGCAGGCGATCAAGCTTGGTGTGGTGGATTATTTACTCAAGCCGATTGATAAAGAGCAGCTGCTCCAGACGGTACAGAAGGCACTGCATGTCCACGAACAGCAGCGGCGCATCCAAACCATGCAGGAGATGGTTGATCCGAAGCTGTTCGATGTCAGGGAGCGAAGAGAACAGCAGGGCAATACCCCGATTGGCGAAGCTTTGGCGTACATTGAGACACATCTGGGTGAACCGATGACCATGCGTGAGCTTGCCGATTCACTGCATCTGAACTCCAGTTATTTCAGCGTACTGTTCAAGGAGCAGGTCGGGCTGAATTTTAGTGAGTATCTCATGCGTAAACGGGTACAGCGGGCAAAGGAATTGCTGGTGCAGACAACGATGCCTATCTCGGAGATAGCCGAGAGAGTCGGCTACCAGACCGATAAATATTTTATCAAAGTCTTCAAGAGCCTGGAGGGGATTAGTCCAAGCAAATACCGTCATGCCGTAAATGAAAAGAGTTAA
- a CDS encoding cache domain-containing sensor histidine kinase produces the protein MQKGERTELQGKTGRYTSLRNQIFVGFVMVMLIVLLLAGVTAYDRVAALLKSNAEKHIHQTAVQASGRLDALIAQVNSLTAQVADDSYVQRLLSDEKRGKPATFNQRQALLQIAGSYQSFINGAQSMEIYTTGYNRIFPMDDRSLDLRVERSWITQADEGKGRLVWAGSDPEDPGVLLAIRRINLLDHSFEHGGYVVVRMQRSFFQLNDSNEAEGLQDSILLLDGDGEVVTSNLQINLDPKAILDSGSVVQNGEESYIVVRHKSELTGWTLAVLTPLGETTEGVSILRTALLVSGIIGVGLFLVMSFFLSTMITRPLIRLMRAMRGAQPGAMRPNLMVSSTMEINELNDVYNQMVYRQNELTRVVHEKEVMQSRAELKALQSQINPHFLFNTLEAFYWSLEEKGDEELALRVIAMSRLFRYIIPGTHQDEWVTIADELEHAERYLNIMQMRLGERMQWEIRLSEELRSVPIPKLLIQPLVENAILHGIENTLKPGKVEIRVEPSSVEGRVRVKVQDNGPGMDEERLLSIVQALDGGPAASSKGTGVGLINVHRRLKVYYGSQLGDAAKLEVQSEVGRGSIICFEIPRGTEAAHDS, from the coding sequence ATGCAGAAAGGAGAACGGACGGAGTTGCAGGGGAAAACAGGGCGCTATACCTCGCTTCGCAATCAGATCTTCGTCGGTTTCGTCATGGTGATGCTCATTGTTCTGCTGCTCGCAGGCGTAACGGCCTATGACCGGGTGGCTGCGTTGCTGAAGAGCAATGCCGAGAAACATATCCATCAGACCGCAGTGCAGGCCAGCGGGCGGTTGGACGCCCTCATTGCACAGGTGAACTCCCTGACGGCCCAGGTCGCGGATGATTCGTATGTGCAGCGTCTGCTTAGTGACGAGAAGCGTGGCAAACCGGCCACCTTTAATCAACGCCAAGCACTGTTGCAGATTGCAGGCAGCTATCAATCTTTTATTAACGGGGCACAAAGTATGGAGATCTACACAACCGGTTATAACCGGATTTTCCCGATGGATGACCGATCCCTGGATCTCAGAGTGGAGCGCAGCTGGATCACCCAAGCGGATGAAGGCAAAGGCAGATTAGTGTGGGCAGGCTCTGACCCTGAAGACCCGGGTGTACTTCTCGCCATTCGTCGAATCAACCTGCTGGATCATTCTTTTGAACATGGGGGCTATGTTGTGGTGCGGATGCAGCGTAGTTTTTTTCAACTGAATGATTCGAATGAGGCTGAGGGTTTGCAGGATTCCATCCTGCTGCTGGACGGCGATGGTGAAGTGGTGACTTCCAATCTGCAGATTAACCTTGATCCCAAGGCCATTTTGGACAGTGGATCCGTCGTTCAGAACGGAGAGGAATCCTATATCGTTGTCCGCCATAAGTCCGAGCTGACGGGATGGACACTTGCTGTGCTGACACCGCTAGGAGAAACAACCGAAGGGGTATCGATCCTGAGAACAGCGCTGCTCGTTTCGGGAATCATTGGTGTGGGGCTGTTTCTTGTGATGTCCTTTTTTCTGTCCACCATGATCACACGTCCGTTGATTCGGCTGATGCGGGCCATGCGCGGGGCACAGCCCGGAGCGATGAGACCGAATCTGATGGTTAGCTCCACCATGGAGATCAATGAGCTGAATGATGTGTATAACCAGATGGTTTACAGGCAGAACGAATTGACACGTGTGGTGCACGAGAAGGAAGTCATGCAGTCCCGGGCCGAGCTGAAGGCGCTGCAATCGCAGATTAATCCGCATTTTCTGTTTAACACCCTGGAGGCATTCTATTGGTCTTTGGAGGAAAAGGGAGACGAGGAGCTGGCACTTAGGGTTATTGCCATGTCCCGGTTATTTCGCTACATCATCCCCGGTACTCATCAGGATGAATGGGTCACGATTGCGGACGAACTGGAGCATGCGGAGCGGTATTTAAACATTATGCAGATGCGGCTGGGCGAGAGAATGCAGTGGGAGATCAGGCTGAGCGAGGAACTGCGCAGCGTGCCTATCCCCAAGCTGCTGATCCAGCCATTGGTGGAAAACGCGATACTGCACGGGATTGAAAATACGTTAAAACCGGGAAAGGTGGAGATCCGTGTTGAACCGTCCTCGGTAGAAGGCCGTGTACGCGTCAAGGTCCAAGATAATGGCCCGGGCATGGATGAGGAACGTCTGTTATCCATTGTTCAAGCTTTGGACGGCGGGCCTGCTGCGTCCAGCAAGGGAACGGGAGTGGGGCTGATCAATGTGCATCGCCGGCTGAAAGTCTACTATGGCAGCCAACTGGGCGATGCAGCCAAACTTGAGGTGCAGAGCGAAGTAGGGAGAGGGAGCATCATATGTTTTGAAATTCCGAGGGGAACGGAGGCTGCACATGATTCATGA
- a CDS encoding carbohydrate ABC transporter permease, translated as MRSRTRTNWLVMLLVILGTLFILFPLYMTVTIALKNPEQMAQSVFAFPTTLHWENFASAIDMTNFFQSFRNSAIVTASTVILTLLSNSMVAYAIARNMEKRKFFKGLYYYFVSAMFIPFPIIMLPIVKLTSSLDMTNLLGLILLHTVYGLAFNVFVYVGYIRSIPVALEEAAFVDGATTWGTFWKIIFPLMAPISATVGILTCLSTYNDFLLPLIIISDPAQYTLPLVQYVFQGQFNTDFNLAFASYLLALLPMIIIYLFAQKWIINGVTQGSVK; from the coding sequence ATGAGAAGTCGTACACGCACCAACTGGCTGGTTATGCTGCTCGTTATTTTGGGCACATTGTTTATTCTATTTCCACTCTATATGACGGTTACGATCGCTTTGAAAAATCCGGAGCAAATGGCTCAGTCCGTATTTGCCTTCCCGACCACATTGCACTGGGAGAACTTCGCAAGTGCCATCGACATGACGAACTTCTTCCAATCGTTCCGTAACAGTGCTATCGTTACTGCATCGACCGTCATTCTGACGCTCCTTAGTAATTCCATGGTGGCTTATGCGATCGCGCGCAATATGGAGAAACGCAAGTTTTTCAAAGGGCTGTACTATTACTTCGTCAGTGCGATGTTCATTCCGTTTCCGATCATCATGCTGCCGATTGTCAAACTGACATCTTCGCTGGACATGACGAATCTGCTTGGCTTGATCTTATTACATACAGTGTATGGACTCGCCTTTAACGTATTCGTGTATGTTGGATATATCCGGTCCATTCCGGTGGCGCTGGAGGAAGCAGCTTTTGTGGATGGGGCAACAACCTGGGGAACGTTCTGGAAAATCATTTTCCCGCTCATGGCACCGATCAGTGCTACGGTTGGTATTCTGACATGTCTGTCCACCTACAACGACTTCCTGCTGCCGCTCATCATTATCAGTGACCCGGCACAGTACACGCTGCCACTGGTGCAATACGTCTTCCAGGGTCAGTTCAATACCGACTTCAACCTGGCGTTTGCATCCTATCTGCTGGCCTTGCTGCCGATGATTATCATCTATCTCTTTGCTCAGAAGTGGATCATCAACGGGGTAACCCAAGGCTCTGTAAAATAA
- a CDS encoding carbohydrate ABC transporter permease has product MNKRMAPYYWMTVPAVVLFFVFMTLPALQGIYYSFTNYNGFGKSYDFVGFKNYFNLFQDDNVGNAYWFTFKFAIVVTILTNILSLLIALGLNAKIKFRNFFRGIYFLPNILSVLIVGYIFNYLFSNVFPIWGQNLGINALSTNILGSESLAWIGIVIVAVWQSVALNTILYLAGLQTIPTTLYEASNLDGAGKWREFWSITFPLIAPFFTINMVLAMKNSLMVFDQIVALTNGGPGRATQSISHLIYTGGFEGGEYAYQSANSVIYFIVIAVISILQIRFLQRREMDL; this is encoded by the coding sequence ATGAACAAACGTATGGCACCCTATTACTGGATGACGGTTCCGGCGGTGGTATTGTTCTTCGTGTTTATGACGCTGCCGGCTCTCCAGGGGATTTATTATTCCTTTACGAACTACAATGGCTTCGGGAAAAGTTATGATTTCGTTGGCTTCAAAAATTATTTTAACCTGTTTCAGGATGACAATGTGGGCAACGCCTACTGGTTCACATTTAAGTTTGCCATCGTAGTGACCATTCTGACCAATATTCTGAGCCTGCTCATCGCACTCGGGCTGAATGCCAAGATCAAGTTCCGCAACTTTTTCCGCGGCATCTACTTCCTGCCCAACATTCTGAGCGTGCTTATTGTAGGTTACATATTCAATTACCTGTTCTCCAACGTGTTCCCGATCTGGGGACAAAACCTGGGCATCAATGCCCTATCAACCAACATTCTCGGTAGCGAGAGCCTGGCATGGATCGGGATCGTTATCGTGGCTGTATGGCAATCGGTAGCACTCAATACGATCCTGTATCTGGCGGGATTGCAAACGATACCAACAACGCTGTACGAGGCATCCAACCTCGACGGTGCAGGCAAATGGCGTGAATTCTGGAGTATTACCTTCCCGCTCATTGCACCGTTCTTCACCATCAATATGGTGCTGGCCATGAAGAACTCCCTGATGGTCTTCGATCAGATCGTTGCCTTGACGAATGGTGGACCTGGACGGGCAACGCAATCCATCTCTCACCTGATCTATACCGGTGGATTTGAAGGTGGAGAATATGCGTATCAATCTGCGAACTCGGTTATTTACTTCATCGTTATTGCGGTGATCTCAATTCTGCAAATCCGGTTCCTGCAAAGAAGGGAGATGGATCTGTAA